The sequence GTGCTGCAAGGCCGCCATCCCCTACATGCGCCGCCAGGGCAGGGGCTCCATCATCAACACCGCGTCCTTCGTGGCCCGGATGGGCGCGGCCACGAGCCAGATCTCGTACACGGCGTCCAAGGGCGGCGTCCTCGCCATGTCCCGCGAGCTGGGCGTGCAGTTCGCACGGGAGGGCATCCGGGTCAACGCCCTGTGCCCCGGGCCGGTCAACACCCCGCTGCTGCAGGAACTGTTCGCCAAGGACCCCGAGCGGGCCGCCCGCCGCATCGTCCACATCCCGCTCGGCCGGTTCGCCGAGGCCGAGGAGATCGCCGCCGCCGTCGCCTTCCTGGCCAGCGACGACTCCTCCTTCGTCAACGCCACCGACTTCCTGGTGGACGGCGGAATCGCGGGCGCGTACGTCACGCCCCTGTAGGGCCTGTCAGAGGAAGGTCCGTCCCTCACCCCGGTAGGTGGGCACGGTCGCCGTGACCGTGTCCCCCTCGACCAGGTGCAGTGCCTCGAACCGCTCGCACAGCTCGCCCGCCTTGGCGTGCCGGAACCACACCTTGTCGCCGATCAGCAGATCGTCGGCGGGCGAGCCGAGCAGCGGGGTCTGCACCTCTCCGGGGCCCTCCTGCGGGTCGTACGCCAGCCCCTCGGGCAGGTACGGCACCGGCAGCCGGTCGCGGCCGGCCGCGCCGGAGGCCGGATAGCCACCGCCGAGCACGGTGACGACCCCGACGCCCGGCCGGCGTACGACGGGCTGGGCGAACAGGGCCGCCGGACGGCCGGTGAACGACGTGTAGTTGTCGAACAGCCGCGGCACGTACAGCCCCGAACCGGCCGCTATCTCGGTCACGGCGTCCTCGGCCGCGGTGTGCTGCACACTGCCGGTGCCGCCGCCGTTGACGAACTCCAGGCCGGGGACGACGGCCCGGACCGCACGCACGGCCGCGGCCCGCCGCTCGGCCAGCTCCCGGCGGGCCGCGGCCTGCATCAGCCGGATCGCCCGCGACCTGAACGGCCGCCCGGCCACCGCGTCCCCGACCCCGGCGATGTGTCCCTCGTACGCCATGATCCCCACCAGCCGGAAACCCGGACGCCGGGCCACCGACCGTGCCACGTCGGCCAGTTGGGCGGCGGAGTGCAGCGGAGAGCGCAGGGCCCCGACCCGCACCCGGCCGCCCAGCAGCTTCAGCGAGGTGTCCAACTCCAGGCACACGCGGATGAGTTCACGTCCACCGTCGCGGGCGGCGTCGATGAGGTCGAGCTGGGCGACGTCGTCCACCATCACGGTGACGGCGCCGGCGAGTTTGGGATCGGCCGCCAGTTCCGCGAAGCCGGCCCGGTCGGCGGACGGATAGGCCAGCAGGACGTCCTCGAAACCGGACCGTGCGAGCCACAGCGATTCGGCCAGGGTGAACGACATGATGCCCTGGAAGCCGTCCTTGGCCAGGACCCGTTCCAGCAGGGTCCGGCAGCGGACCGACTTGCTGGCGACCCGGACCGGCTTGCCGGCGGCGCGGCGGACCAGATCCTCCGCGTTGGCGTCGAAGGCATCCAGATCCACGATCGCGAGAGGGGCGTCGAGATGGGCGGTGGCCCGGTCGTAACGGGCCCGGTCAGCGGCGCGCGCAGTCATGACGGAAGCCTGCCAGAGAGGATTACCGCAGGGTAGGGGGACGTTCCGGGCAGATGCCCCCGGCGCGTGGACTGGTTCTCTTTCTCCGCGGGACAACCCGTAGAGTGACGCGCACGTACGGCGGAACACGCCCGGCCGCTTCGGCTGAACCGGGATGCCGGTCCGGCCGTACGGGTATGCGTGCCCGGGACGGAGCTTCCGCGCCGGGCACGGCCGAACGGTGGAAGGGCCCGCGTACGCGAGGACGGCCCGGGCACGAGGAAACGGGGGGTGCATGAGCACGGAAGCGCGCCACGCCCCCGTCCCGCCGCGCCCGTCGACTCCACCGAGCCCACCCACACCGCCGCCTGCACAACACCCCTCCACCACTTCCCCACCCCCCGCCCCGAGCCCGTCGGCTCCGTCGCGCCCGTCGTCTTCGCCGGGTCCGTCGGCTGCGGCGCGCCCGTCTGCGGCGCACGGGCCGTCGGCTCCGGCTGCTCCGCCGCGCCCGTCGTCTTCGCCGGGCCCGTCGTCGCCGAGCCCGTCGGCTCCGTCGCGCCCGTCGCCTTCGCCGAGCCCGTCGGCTCCGGCTGTGCCGCCGTATCCCTCGACCGCGCCGAGTCCGTCCGCGCCGGCCGGGCCCTCGGGCTCGGCGCGCCCGGCCGGTCTGGCGCGTTCGTCGGGTGGCGCCGGGACGCCGCGTCCCCCGGCTCCGCCGGTCTCCTCCGCTCCGTCAGCGCCGCTGACTCAGCCGCGTTCACCAGGTGCGCCTGGGGCGCCGCGTCCGGCGGGTCCGGCGGGTCGTCCTGTGGAGGCTTCGCGGGGGGCCGTCGCGGGCGGTGCCCGGGTGCCCGAGCCGGCTCCGGTCGACGACCCTGACGACCCCGACGACGAGCCTTCGGTCTTTGCTCCGCCGGCTTCCCGGACGTCCGCCGGGGGCGCCGTGCGTGACGGGCGGGGGAGCGAGGACGGGCGCCGGCCCGTGGTGCCCGAGGGAGCCGATCCCGTGAGCCCGCCTCCGCCGCCCGCTTCGGCGCGGTTCCCCGACACGCCGCCGCGTGCCGGACGGCAGCGGCGCGGAGCCCCGGCCGAGACCTCGCCGGAAACAACCACCCGGCTTCGCCCCGTACCCGCGTCGCAGACTACGGCGCCCGAGCCCACGGCGTCGGAGACCACGACCCGGCTGCGCCCGGTTCCCGGTGCCCCGAAGACCCGGCGCCCCGGTGCCGCCCCCGTCCCCGTCTCCGCCGGGCCCGTGCGGGAAACCACCGCCTGGAGTCCCCTCGCGCCCGCCCATCCCGTCACCGGTCCGCCCGGGCCGGGCGCCGTGCCGGACCCGGCGCTGTCCTGGAGTGCCGGCGCGGCCGTGCGGCCCGTCGTGTCGCTCGGGCAGCCCGAGGCCTTCACCGAGCCGCAGGGGCACCGGGTGGGTCACCGCACCGCCGCCGCTGCCGCCTGCCTCGTGCTCGGTCTCGGCCTCATCGGCGGTGCCGCGGCCGGGAGTTGGCTCACCGGGGACGGCGGGGACGACGCCGCCGTCGACCACTTCACCACTGCCTCCTCGCTCTGGCACAGCGTGCCCGTCGACCAGCTCTTCCCGCCCACCGTCGACGGCACCGGCGCCGGACCCGGCGGAGCCGACCGCACCTGGACCAGGATCGCCGTGGCCCCGGACAGCGGCTGCGGCCACGCCTTCGACCCGCTGCTGCAGAAGGTCCTCGCCCCGCTCGGCTGCCAGCGCCTGCTGCGCGCCACCTACACCGACGCCACACAGAGCTATGTCACCACCGTCGGCCTGCTGTTCACCAAGGCCGACCCCGCCGCCATGTCCGCGTTCGCCACCCGCCTGCGCACCGAGCGCCTGGACCGGCGCACCGACCTGATGCCCCGGCCGTACGCCGCCGAGGGCACCGTCGCGGCCGCCTTCGGCGACAAACAGCGCGCCTCCTGGACCCTCTCCGTCCTCACCGACGCCCCCGTCGTCGCCTACGCCGTCTCCGGCTGGGCCGACGGCCGCAGCACCGATGCGCCCCAGCCCGCCGCCGACGCCGTCGGCTCCGGCGCCACCACCGCACCCGCCCAGGCAGGTCTCGGCAACGAGGCCCAGGGCCTTGCCGACCGGATCGAACGGCGGCTGCGCGAGCACATCGGTACGGCCACGGAGAAACCTTCATGAAGCGATCCGCCGGGGCGGCGCTGAGCCTGCTGCTCACCGGCGCTCTCACGCTGCTGCCGTGCGCCGCGGCCCACGCCGACGGCATCCGCGCCCAGCAGTGGGGGCTCGACGCCCTGCACCTGGACGAGGCCTGGCAGACCACCAAGGGCCGGGGCGTCACCGTCGCCGTCCTGGACACCGGCGTCGAGGACGACCATCCCGACCTCGCCGGAAACGTCCTGCCCGGCAAGGACATGATCGGCTTCGGTGCCAGGCGGGGCGAGCGCACCTGGGCCCGGCACGGCACCGCCATGGCCGGCATCATCGCCGGGCACGGACACGGACCCGGCGGCTCCGCCGGCGTCATGGGTGTCGCCCCCGAGGCGAAGATCCTGCCCGTCCGCGTGATCCTGGAGGACGGTGACCCCGCCCGCACCCAGGCCCGTACCACCCGGGGCAATGCCCTCGCCGAGGGCATCCGCTGGGCCGCCGACCACGGCGCCGACGTCATCAACCTCTCCCTCGGCGACGACTCGGACTCCGCGCACCCCGAGCCGAGCGAGGACGAGGCCATCCAGTACGCCCTGAAGAAGGGCGTGGTCGTCGTCGCCTCCGCGGGCAACGGCGGCGACAAGGGCGACCACATCTCGTACCCTGCGGCCTACCCCGGCGTCATCGTCGCGACCGCCGTCGACCGCTACGGCACCCGCGCCTCCTTCTCGACCCGCCGCTGGTACGCCACGGTCAGCGCGCCCGGCGTCGACGTGGTCATCGCCGACCCGGACCACAAGTACTACGAGGGCTGGGGCACTTCGGCCGCCTCCGCCTTCGTCTCCGGCGCGGCGGCCCTCGTCAAGGCGGCCCACCCCACGCTGAGCCCGGTCCAGGTCAAAAGGCTCCTGGAGGACACCGCCGAGGACGCGCCGGTGGGCGGCCGGGACGACTCCCGGGGCTTCGGCATGATCGACCCGGCGGCCGCGCTGAAGGCGGCCGGCCGGATCCGGTCGCAGAGCCTGCCCTCGGCGTCGTACGGCAAGAAGTACTTCGGTGCGGGCCCGGACGCCCCCAAGGCCGCCTCCTCGCCCGCCGACTGGGCGGGCCCCCTGGCCGGCGGCACCGGCGGGGTCCTGCTGGTGGCGGGCGTGGTGCTGTGGGTGGGGCGCAGGCGGACGGCGGCCTGAGGGCGCCGGGGCAGCGGCCGCTAACCGGCGATGTACAGGATCTCCGGGTGGCGCCGCGAGGCACCCCGCAGCAGCTGCCCGGTGTCCGGGCGGCCGCGCAGCTGGAGATCGAAGAAGGCCCGCACGGCCGCCCGTACGGCGGCGACGGCCCGGTCGGCGGGGATCGTGCCGGCCTGCAACTGCTGCCGCACCGCCTCGGGCAGCTGGGGCGCGACGGCCACGATGTCGGTGTAGGAGTTGTGGTCGGCGTCCGCGAGCCGCAGGCAGCGGTGCCAGCCGGTCAGGTGCTCCCAGAACGAGGGCCAGGAGGGATCCTGGTTCAGCCCGTCGTGGATCGCCGTGTCCATCAGCAGGAACGGCCGGTCGAGGCCGTGCTGGACCACCGGCCCGGCGAGGCCGCCGTCCAGGTCGACGCCGGCCCGCACCCGCCCGTCCAGGTACATCACGGCCGCCGCCGCGGCGCCGCCCCTGGAGTGACCGAAGACGCCGACCCGGGTCAGGTCCAGCGTGCCGCGCAGCCCGCGCGGGAGCGGACGCCGCTCGGCGTCGGGGTTGCCGCCACGGTCCAGCACGGCCAGGGCGTCGAGGACGAACCGCAGATCGGCGGCGCGTACGTCGACCGCGGCCGTGACGGCCTCGACGCTCCCGTCGCCGGGACGGGTCACCACCACCCGGCCGTCCGGGAACTCCACCTCGCCCGAGTCGTAGGGATGGTCGACCGCGGCCACGACGTAGCCCCAGGACGCCAGTTCCTCGATGACCAGCGTGTTGAACGTGCGGTCCGCCTGGTAGCCGGGCGAGTGGAGCAGCACCGGCCGCCGGCCCGGCCGGGCCGGCGCGTGGTCCGCGCTGTGCGTCCGCGGGAGCGCGTAGCCGTCCACCGCGCCTTTGAAGCGGGCCTTGAGCGCGCGCTCGGCTCCCGCCGGCAGCCAGGGCAGCATCGCGCGGTCACGGACGTCGACGGCCGGGTACGTCACGGTCACCATCACCTCGCGCGCCTGCCCCGACCAGGGATCGGTCCGCGAGGGGTCGACCAGGTGCAGCTCCACCGCGCCCACCGGAGCGGGCCCGGTCGGCCCGGCCAGCCGGACGGGGACCAGACCGGCCGCCGCCGCCGGAGCGGGCAGCGACAGCGGAACGGCCGCCGCGGCGACGGCTCCGAGGCCACCGGCTATGAGGGATCGGCGAGTTGGGCGTACGGGAGGCACCGCACTCCTTCCGTGGCCGGATCCGAGGTGCTCAGCAAAACGGTAAAGAGGGCGCCATCGTCCGGCCTGCTCATCGTCAAGTACCTTGAAGGCTAGATCAATTGACGACGGAAACCCGATCGATCACCGGTTCACACCGATCACTTACCGGTGAACGCCGACAGCGCCGCCCGTGCCGCCGCCTCCACCAGCGCGACGCCCTCCTCCTGGCTCCCGGTGCCCTTCGACAGCACCGCCACCAGGTAGCCGGTGCCGTCCACCGTCACCCGCCCGATGCTGTTCACGTCCCACAGCCCCGTCGTACTGCGCGGCAGCCAGCCGTTCTTCAGAGCGAAGGAGCCGGTGTCGGCGGCAGCCGACACCCCCCACCGCTGGTCGGCCTCGACCGATCCCATCAAGTCCTGGAGGTACGCCCGGGAGGCCGCGCTCAGCCGGGTGCCGCCGACCCCGAACACCTGCCGGAGCAAGGTGAGTTGGTCCGTCGCCGTGGTCTGGGTCAGCCCCCACAGCTCACCGTCGCCGCCGGAGGTCGCCGTCAGCCCGAAGCGCTCGTTGGCCGCGTCCAGACCCTCCGCCCGGCCGATCGAGTGCCACAGCCGCGTCGCGGACGCGTTGTCGCTGTTCTCGATCATCTTCGTGGCGTACGCCTTCTCCGCCGCCGTCAGCCGCCGGTCCGCGTCCTGGGCCTGGAGCAGCAGCGTGGCCAGGATGTCGACCTTGACGATGCTCGCCGCGTCGAAGGCCGCCTCCCCGTACCCGGCGCTCTCGCCGGAGTCCACCGCCAGTACGGCCGCCGACACCTCGGCGCCCGACGGCACGCTCACCGCGGCCATCGCCTCGCTCAGCAGCGCGCCCCGGTCCACCGCCGCCTTCGTCACCGATGCCTCCTCGCCCGCCCCGGCCGAAGGGGAGGCCGAGGGCGTCGCCGCCGACGATACGGCCGCGGCCCCCGCGTGCGCCCGTGCCTTCACATAGACCGTGCCGCCGACGGTGACGGCGGTGACGGCAGTCACAGGGTGACGGCAGTGAAAGACAGCGGTTACGGCGGTGACAGCGGTGTCCGCGGCCCGGCACCGGTCCGGCCGGCCGCCCCCGATAGGGTCGGTGACCGTGGCGAACAAGAACATTCCCGACCCCGGCTTCTCCGACGACGACGGCTCCGCGGACCCCCGGCTGAGCGCCGCGCTCGCCGCCTGGGCCGAGGACCGCGGCGCCCTCGAGCCCGTCCTCGAGGCCCTGAAGGGCGCCCGCCTGCTCGTCCCGGTCGTCGCCGTGCTCGGCGAGGTCGAGGAGGACGGGAACGGGCTGCGTCGCGAGAAGACCAGCGACATGGCCGTACCCA comes from Streptomyces sp. FXJ1.172 and encodes:
- a CDS encoding 3-oxoacyl-ACP reductase, with the protein product MTAETVCRRLVGRTAVVTGAGSGIGLATARRLASEGAHVVCADVDEARGKAVADEVGGHFVKTDVTDPEQVEALFKAAYDTYGSVDVAFNNAGISPPDDDSILETGLEAWKRVQEVNLTSVYLCCKAAIPYMRRQGRGSIINTASFVARMGAATSQISYTASKGGVLAMSRELGVQFAREGIRVNALCPGPVNTPLLQELFAKDPERAARRIVHIPLGRFAEAEEIAAAVAFLASDDSSFVNATDFLVDGGIAGAYVTPL
- a CDS encoding amino acid deaminase/aldolase; this translates as MTARAADRARYDRATAHLDAPLAIVDLDAFDANAEDLVRRAAGKPVRVASKSVRCRTLLERVLAKDGFQGIMSFTLAESLWLARSGFEDVLLAYPSADRAGFAELAADPKLAGAVTVMVDDVAQLDLIDAARDGGRELIRVCLELDTSLKLLGGRVRVGALRSPLHSAAQLADVARSVARRPGFRLVGIMAYEGHIAGVGDAVAGRPFRSRAIRLMQAAARRELAERRAAAVRAVRAVVPGLEFVNGGGTGSVQHTAAEDAVTEIAAGSGLYVPRLFDNYTSFTGRPAALFAQPVVRRPGVGVVTVLGGGYPASGAAGRDRLPVPYLPEGLAYDPQEGPGEVQTPLLGSPADDLLIGDKVWFRHAKAGELCERFEALHLVEGDTVTATVPTYRGEGRTFL
- the mycP gene encoding type VII secretion-associated serine protease mycosin; this encodes MKRSAGAALSLLLTGALTLLPCAAAHADGIRAQQWGLDALHLDEAWQTTKGRGVTVAVLDTGVEDDHPDLAGNVLPGKDMIGFGARRGERTWARHGTAMAGIIAGHGHGPGGSAGVMGVAPEAKILPVRVILEDGDPARTQARTTRGNALAEGIRWAADHGADVINLSLGDDSDSAHPEPSEDEAIQYALKKGVVVVASAGNGGDKGDHISYPAAYPGVIVATAVDRYGTRASFSTRRWYATVSAPGVDVVIADPDHKYYEGWGTSAASAFVSGAAALVKAAHPTLSPVQVKRLLEDTAEDAPVGGRDDSRGFGMIDPAAALKAAGRIRSQSLPSASYGKKYFGAGPDAPKAASSPADWAGPLAGGTGGVLLVAGVVLWVGRRRTAA
- a CDS encoding alpha/beta hydrolase family protein; its protein translation is MPPVRPTRRSLIAGGLGAVAAAAVPLSLPAPAAAAGLVPVRLAGPTGPAPVGAVELHLVDPSRTDPWSGQAREVMVTVTYPAVDVRDRAMLPWLPAGAERALKARFKGAVDGYALPRTHSADHAPARPGRRPVLLHSPGYQADRTFNTLVIEELASWGYVVAAVDHPYDSGEVEFPDGRVVVTRPGDGSVEAVTAAVDVRAADLRFVLDALAVLDRGGNPDAERRPLPRGLRGTLDLTRVGVFGHSRGGAAAAAVMYLDGRVRAGVDLDGGLAGPVVQHGLDRPFLLMDTAIHDGLNQDPSWPSFWEHLTGWHRCLRLADADHNSYTDIVAVAPQLPEAVRQQLQAGTIPADRAVAAVRAAVRAFFDLQLRGRPDTGQLLRGASRRHPEILYIAG
- a CDS encoding serine hydrolase; translation: MFLFATVTDPIGGGRPDRCRAADTAVTAVTAVFHCRHPVTAVTAVTVGGTVYVKARAHAGAAAVSSAATPSASPSAGAGEEASVTKAAVDRGALLSEAMAAVSVPSGAEVSAAVLAVDSGESAGYGEAAFDAASIVKVDILATLLLQAQDADRRLTAAEKAYATKMIENSDNASATRLWHSIGRAEGLDAANERFGLTATSGGDGELWGLTQTTATDQLTLLRQVFGVGGTRLSAASRAYLQDLMGSVEADQRWGVSAAADTGSFALKNGWLPRSTTGLWDVNSIGRVTVDGTGYLVAVLSKGTGSQEEGVALVEAAARAALSAFTGK